The region GATGCACATACGGTGCAGAAACGAAGCTTGTATGAGTCTCCAGCTGCCTGCCCCGTCGAGTGTGTAGCACTACCATCTGTGGTTGCGACTGCGGCTGCAGTTGGAACTGCCTCGGGAGTGGGGGTTGGTGTTGCATGTTCCTGAACCACAGTGTCTGCACCGGCTAATCGTGGATCATAAGCCATCTTGTTAAGTAGGTACTTATGAGAGGCTAAAGGGAGACAAGCGGGATCAAGATGGATGTGAAAATTAAGATGAGTGTGTTGGTAAAAAATTCTCTCGCTGTGATCTAAGGAGGTCTGAAAATACGTTTGCTTGGTGGTCCCTGGAAAAATTACACAGAATTAGCAATGCTACATCAATAGACGATAAGAATTCCAGTGCAAGTAAACAAAGTGGTAACGTTCAGAAAGATGAAAAGCGTAAGTAAAAAGGTTGTCCGCATGGTGAGCTAGGACAGCTCCAATATATAAGGAATCATCATGTAATTGTGtttggaggaaaagaaatcaagctCTGCCTACCTTTGAGGTGCCTATCATGATAGGGAAGGATGAAAACTACGGTGTAGAACACGGTCAAAAGCAAGGGCCGCAGCCCCAATGTGATCgagtgaagaagacgacgagggaAGTtttgttgtggtggtgggagttTTGTGTCACGATTGTTGAGTCAGCAAACTGCCTAGGCTCCTTTTGTCTTAGCTTGTATTCAAGCTAGGGCGATGATATCGGTCcgtcgagagtcgagactcggAATCAACTTGAGCGACAAGTCAACAGCACGTCGAAGCCTCTGAAAATGCTCATTGCCTTTGGCCGATAACCTTATTCGTTTTCAGTTGACAAATCCAGTGATCGACCGTCAAAATGAAAGCCGCTCTGATCGTAGTGGACATGCAAGAGGATTTCTGTCCGCCGGTAGACTCTATCTATGCCTGTTATCCGGCTTTCCCTGTACTGACTATGCTCCATTTCTAATATAGAACGGTTCGCTCGCCGTCCAAGGTGCTCGAGACTTAGCTCCCACAATAAATTTACTCTTAGCACACCCCGGATTTGCTGTTCGTGTTGCCTCTCAAGATTATCATCCCGAAGACCACATTTCGTTCGCGACCAACCATCCACCGCCCAACAACTGTCCCTTCGAGAGTACCATTACAATGAACAATCCAGCTTCGGGGAAAGAGACGGAGACCAAACAGCAGACACTCTGGCCCGTGCACTGCGTTCAACAAACACCAGGGGCTGACATCATCCCTGAGCTTCACACCACCAATATTGAACTATTCGTACAAAAAGGCATGGACCCGCGCGTTGAGATGTACTCGGCCTTTGCAGATGCTTT is a window of Aspergillus puulaauensis MK2 DNA, chromosome 4, nearly complete sequence DNA encoding:
- the PNC1 gene encoding nicotinamidase (COG:V;~EggNog:ENOG410PMV9;~InterPro:IPR000868,IPR036380;~PFAM:PF00857), translating into MKAALIVVDMQEDFCPPNGSLAVQGARDLAPTINLLLAHPGFAVRVASQDYHPEDHISFATNHPPPNNCPFESTITMNNPASGKETETKQQTLWPVHCVQQTPGADIIPELHTTNIELFVQKGMDPRVEMYSAFADAFGNQDPTIVSVTADLRAFLTDRGVTDVFVVGVAGDFCVKHTALDAAKAGFRSHVVQDTTACVVPSGWDETMRELISAGVLIVRSDGPEIASLP